Proteins encoded together in one Bacillota bacterium window:
- a CDS encoding ABC transporter permease: protein MRTYVLRRILLMVPVVLGVTLVVFCIIHVAPGDPVLLLVGERAPPEVYERVRRAWGLDQPLPVQYLTFLANAARGELGTSILLRRPVGDLLLTAVPVTLELGFSAIALSVLAGVVAGVISAARAGSAADQATMVGALLGVSVPEFWLGQLLMLAFAVRLKWLPVSGYGGIGHLILPMVALGAAGAAVIARTTRSSMLDVVRQDFVRTARAKGLAERVVIYKHALRNAMLPVTTLVGLQVGYMLAGSVVLEEVFSRPGMGRLMVKAILARDYPVVQGCLLVLAVSVAVANLVADLCYVLLDPRIRLH, encoded by the coding sequence GTGCGGACGTACGTCCTGCGCAGGATCCTTCTCATGGTGCCGGTCGTCCTCGGGGTCACGCTGGTGGTGTTCTGCATCATCCACGTGGCCCCGGGGGACCCGGTCCTTCTGCTGGTGGGCGAGCGGGCGCCACCGGAAGTGTACGAGCGTGTCAGGCGGGCCTGGGGGCTGGATCAGCCTTTGCCGGTGCAGTACCTGACCTTCCTCGCCAACGCCGCCCGGGGAGAGCTGGGGACCTCCATATTGTTGAGGCGGCCGGTGGGAGACCTCCTGCTCACCGCCGTACCCGTTACTCTGGAGCTGGGATTCTCGGCCATTGCTCTCTCGGTGCTGGCGGGGGTGGTGGCCGGGGTCATTTCGGCCGCCAGGGCGGGATCGGCGGCAGACCAGGCGACCATGGTGGGTGCTCTGCTGGGCGTCTCCGTACCGGAGTTCTGGCTGGGGCAGCTGCTCATGCTGGCCTTCGCGGTGCGGCTCAAGTGGTTGCCGGTTTCCGGGTATGGAGGGATCGGCCATCTCATCCTCCCCATGGTCGCGCTGGGCGCGGCCGGGGCGGCGGTGATCGCCCGCACCACGCGGTCCAGCATGCTGGACGTGGTCCGGCAGGATTTCGTGCGTACGGCCAGGGCAAAGGGCCTGGCCGAGCGGGTGGTGATATACAAGCATGCTCTGCGCAACGCCATGCTTCCCGTCACCACACTGGTGGGCCTGCAGGTGGGTTACATGCTGGCCGGGTCGGTGGTGCTGGAAGAGGTCTTCAGCAGGCCCGGGATGGGCCGTCTCATGGTGAAGGCCATCCTGGCCCGGGACTACCCCGTGGTGCAGGGCTGTCTCCTGGTCCTGGCTGTCTCGGTCGCAGTGGCAAACCTGGTGGCGGACCTGTGCTACGTTCTCCTTGACCCGCGCATCCGTCTGCATTGA
- a CDS encoding ABC transporter permease: MSKWRRFTRRTSARVGVIVVLVFLGVAALAPWLAPYSYRAQDLNRILLPPCRAHPLGTDEFGRDILSRIIWGTRISLAVGAIAVGIGATVGTALGAVAGYWGGWAGMLIVGLVDVMWSFPTILLAIGLVAVLRPGLTSAMIALGLVTWPQYARVMRAQVLSLREKEFVEAARSLGASDGMVLLRHIVPNAISPNVVLATMGMASAILVESALSYLGLGAQPPAPSWGAMLSEGRNFIYRAPWMTLAPGLAIVVVVLGFNLCGDALRDALDPYRDA; encoded by the coding sequence TTGTCGAAGTGGAGGCGGTTCACGCGCAGGACGTCTGCGCGGGTGGGGGTGATCGTGGTCCTGGTTTTCCTCGGGGTGGCGGCCCTGGCGCCCTGGCTGGCCCCATACAGTTACAGGGCCCAGGACCTGAACAGGATTCTCCTGCCCCCGTGCCGGGCCCATCCCCTCGGCACGGACGAGTTCGGCCGCGACATCCTCAGTCGCATCATCTGGGGCACACGCATTTCCCTGGCGGTGGGGGCCATTGCGGTGGGGATAGGGGCGACCGTGGGAACGGCCCTGGGCGCGGTGGCGGGCTACTGGGGGGGATGGGCAGGCATGCTCATCGTAGGCCTGGTCGACGTCATGTGGTCGTTTCCCACCATTCTCCTGGCCATCGGTCTGGTCGCGGTTTTGAGGCCCGGTCTCACCAGCGCCATGATCGCCCTGGGACTGGTCACCTGGCCCCAGTACGCGCGGGTGATGAGGGCGCAGGTCCTTTCCCTGCGTGAGAAGGAGTTCGTCGAGGCAGCCCGATCCCTGGGTGCCTCGGATGGGATGGTGCTGCTCAGGCACATCGTACCCAATGCCATTTCCCCCAACGTGGTCCTGGCCACCATGGGGATGGCGTCGGCCATCCTGGTGGAATCGGCCCTCAGCTACCTGGGCCTGGGGGCGCAGCCCCCCGCCCCGAGCTGGGGCGCCATGCTCAGCGAGGGGCGCAACTTCATCTACCGGGCCCCCTGGATGACTCTGGCGCCAGGCCTGGCCATAGTGGTGGTGGTGCTGGGGTTCAACCTGTGTGGCGACGCCCTGCGCGACGCCCTGGACCCTTACCGCGATGCGTGA